AACTACCCGCCTTCTGGTTCCTTCACTCTGGAAATTTCTGATTTGTCTTCTGGCACGCTCACTTTATAGAACACAACCACGCATTGGTAAAATGCATACGCAACCGCCGGCCCAGGGTAAGGCCTTGTCTGGAAAATATTTCTGCCTTTTCCGTTTTCGGCTTCATTTCCAGAAACGAGGCCAAAAACGCCACCACAAACCCAGCAGTGCCTGTTTTGGCGCATCTGCGCTAAGCGTCTCAAAAATAATTTATTTTTTTTCTGCCCGGTTTATGGAATTGGGAGGCCCTGGGCATCTACTTCTAAAAGGCCCCACGGTGGGGCGGCAACCGGGACGCTGTCTCTACCTGCGGTCATGAACGCAGCGGCGCAGCAAGGCTCCCAACGCAGGCCGCCCAGTAAGTTTAGGACAGTTTGTTTGTTGTTACCAATTCATTAAGAAATGATGTTTTACTGATTAAATGCTAACATTCCGTTTATCTTTGCCATATGGACAATCCTGTAGCGTTAGCATCTTCTGGCCGTGCGGCCCAACTGGAAGCCTTCAGCCGTTTGCTGGACATTCTGGATGAACTGCGCGAGAAGTGCCCCTGGGACCGGAAGCAGACCATGGAAAGCCTGCGCCACCTGACCATAGAGGAAACCTACGAACTCTCAGACGCCATCTTAAAAAATGACATGCCTGAGGTGAAGAAGGAGCTGGGCGACGTGATGCTGCATTTGGTCTTTTACGCCAAGATTGCTTCTGAGCAAGGTCATTTTGATCTGGCCCAGGTGCTGCAGGCCCAATGTGACAAGCTGGTGTTCCGGCACCCGCACATATACGGAGACGCCACCGCTGACACAGAGGAGCAGGTGAAGAAAAACTGGGAGACGCTCAAACTCAGAGAAGGCAATAAATCTGTGCTGGGCGGCGTTCCAGGGTCACTCCCTAGTATGGTGAAAGCCATGCGTATACAGGAAAAGGCCCGCGGCGTTGGATTTGACTGGGAGAATGCAGACCAAGTCTGGGAAAAAGTAGAAGAAGAACTGGCAGAGTTCAAGGCGGAGTTCAACAAACCCACCTTAACAGAAGAAGAGAAGAAACGCGCCACCGCAGAACTGGGTGACGTCTTTTTCTCCCTCATCAACTTCGCCCGCTTCTTAGACCTCAACCCAGAGGAGGCCCTGGAAAGAACCAACCTCAAATTCATTCAGCGTTTTCAGTACCTAGAGCGGGCAGCGGCCCAGCAAGGTCTGGCCTTGAATGAGATGACCCTGGCGCAGATGGACGTGTATTGGAACGAGGCCAAAAAGGAGGATAACCAAAACTGATTATTAGCAGTACAATAGGAGCCTTCAAAGAATAGGTAGGAGACTTTTAATGAAATATTGCTTTAGATTTGATATTTTGCGTTTAAATCCCTAGGCTTGTATTTATGTTGCCTCCCAAGTGAGAATAAAAACAGTGCTGGTGTATCCCCGGCTGGCATTATTCTCCCAGACAGAGTTAAGTATTTTCTAACCCAATTATTCACAACAAACAGTAACACAAACAACTAAACCTAAATTTTTAGAAAGATGGAAAAAAAGAGTGCACCTGCAGTTGCAAAACCGGTACAAAAGAGTGAAGGCAAGGCAGGCTCAATGTTTGCAAGCATCGTGATTCCGTTGGCTTTGATAGCCGCTGTTTTAATTTACATGTTCATCCTTGGTAACCCCGCCAACTTTGAAGGCGGCGACAACGCCAACCACCCGCTTCCAGGTAATTATCTGGGTCAGGTTTACAAAGGTGGTTTTATTGTACCTATCCTAATCTCAATCAACATTCTGGTGGTAGCGTTCTCTATTGAGCGTTTCTTGACTATCAGC
This region of Rufibacter sp. LB8 genomic DNA includes:
- the mazG gene encoding nucleoside triphosphate pyrophosphohydrolase — encoded protein: MDNPVALASSGRAAQLEAFSRLLDILDELREKCPWDRKQTMESLRHLTIEETYELSDAILKNDMPEVKKELGDVMLHLVFYAKIASEQGHFDLAQVLQAQCDKLVFRHPHIYGDATADTEEQVKKNWETLKLREGNKSVLGGVPGSLPSMVKAMRIQEKARGVGFDWENADQVWEKVEEELAEFKAEFNKPTLTEEEKKRATAELGDVFFSLINFARFLDLNPEEALERTNLKFIQRFQYLERAAAQQGLALNEMTLAQMDVYWNEAKKEDNQN